The region CCCACCACAGCGTCCGCAGCGATGAGCACCCCGTTGTGCAGGAGACCGACCTGCCCGGCGGTATGCCCCGGCAGACCCACGACCTCCCAGCCGCACACGATTTCGCCGGGAAAAACGCTGCGAACATCAGACGCCTTCAGCTTCGGATGGAGCCGGGAAACGATTTCCCCGACCCAGGGACGGCCAGCTGGATACGGCAGGTCATGCACCTCACCAGTCAGCTGCGCGTGTTCCAAGGGGTGGGCGAAAATTCTTACTCCCCGGCGGGCCGCCACGAATGCCCCACCGGCGTGGTCCACGTGCGCGTGGGTCAGCAACAGGGCGTCAGGCTGGAAATCACGCATAATCTGCGAAAACAGAGGGGCGTAGGGCAGCGCCCCGGCATCCACCAGCAGTCGGCCCTGAGGCCCACTCAGGAGGAATATGTTTGCATACAGGGTGCGAACCGCCAGCTCCATCCGGCCGATAATGCCACGCTCCCTGCGCAGGGCGGCTAAGCTGAGGCCACCATGAACCGAATTTCCTGGCTGGAGGTGCCTGACGAGCACAGCGCTCCTGAGGGCGTGCGCAAACTGTGGGGCAAGGCTGAAGCCAACCTGGGGTTTGTGCCCAACGTCTTCCGGGCTCAGGCACTGAATGGCGAGCAGTTCCTCGCATGGTGGAACTATTTCAATCTACTGGTCAATAAGGAAGGTCAGCTCTCCAACACCGACCGCGAGCTGCTGGCCGTGGTCGTCAGCGGGATGAACCGCTGTGTGTACTGCGCGGTCTCGCATGGAGCAGCCCTCAGGGAATACAGCGCTGATCCCGTGCTGGCCGACACCGTGGCTATCAACTGGCGTCACGCGAATCTTGGGGCCCGCGAGCGGGCCATGTGTGCCTACGCAGAAAAACTGACCCGCACCCCAGAGGCCATGACCCAGGAGGACCTGACGCCATTGCGCCAGGCCGGACTCAGTGACCCGCAGATTCTGGAACTCGTGCAGGTGGTGGGCATGTTCAATATGACGAATCGGATCAGCAGCGCACTGGGATTTGCGCCAAATGCCGAGTATCACGCCCAGGCCCGCCCAGACAGTCAGAGCTGAACGTCACCCCAGGGCTGTGTGCACGACAGTTGTCTGCCTGAGAGCGTGGTAGCCTCGCAGACATGTTTGAGGCGCTGGGCAACAAGTTGCAGGACATCCTGGACCGCGTAGGGCGCGAGAGCAAACTCACCGAGGCGCAGGTTAAGGCTGCCATGCGCGAAATCCGCATGGCCCTGCTGGAAGCAGACGTCAATTTTGGGGTGGCCAAGGACTTTGTGGCCCGGGTCAGTGAAAAGGCTGTCGGGCAGGAAGTGCTGGGCAGCCTGAATGCCGGTCAGACCGTGGTTAAGCTGGTTCACGACGAGCTTATTGAGACCCTGGGCGGCAAGGCGGCCCAGCCAGAGCTGAAAAGCGAAGGCAATGTGTGGTTCATGGTGGGCCTGCAGGGTGCCGGTAAAACCACCAGTACCGGCAAGCTGGCCGCGCATTACAAGAGCAAGGGGCGCCGCGTGCTGCTGGTCGCCGCTGACACCCAGCGTCCGGCCGCACGGGACCAGCTGGAAGTCCTGGCCAAACAGGTAGGCGTGCCGGTCCTGAAGGTCAATGATGGCGAGACCCCCCAGGAAACGCGCCGCCGTCTGGACGAGCATCTCAAAACTGACTTCCGTGACCTGGTCATCGTGGATACGGCTGGTCGCCTGCAGATTGACGAAGCGCTGATGGATCAGCTTGCCAATCTCCAGAGTGAGTTGCAGCCCACTGAGACCCTGCTGGTCGTGGACGCCATGACCGGCCAGGAAGCCCTGAACGTGGCCCAGACCTTCGACCAGCGGGTGAACCTGTCTGGTCTGGTCGTCACCAAGATGGACGGAGACGCCCGCGGCGGCGCCTCCCTGTCGGCACGCAGCGTCACCGGAAAGCCGATCTACTTTGCTGGCACCAGCGAGAAGCTGACCGGACTGGAGCCTTTCTACCCTGACCGGGTCGCGGGTCGCATCCTGGGCATGGGCGACGTGCTGGGACTGATCGAGCGGGCGCAGCAGGCTGACCTTAAGGCCATGGAAGTCAAGAAACCGGGCGATTTCGACCTGGAAGACCTTCTGACCCAACTGCGGCAGATTCGTAAGATGGGCCCGCTGGGCGAGCTGATGAAACTGATCCCTGGGATGAGCCGCGCCCTGCCTGAAGGTTTCAACATCGACGAGAAGCAGATTCAGCGCATCGACGCGATGATCAGCTCCATGACCCTGAAAGAGCGCCAGAACCCGAAGATCATTGACGGCAGGCGCCGCAAGCGGATTGCCGCGGGCAGCGGACACACTGTTCAGGACATCAACAGGCTGCTCAAAATGCATGAGCAGATGAAGGACATGATGAAAATGCTGCAGCGCATGAGTGGTCCTGGCGCTAAAGGCATGAAGCCGCCACGCACGCCTGGAGGCCCACAGGCCTTCAAACGTTGACAGACGGCGGCTGCCTCCGTATACTCACTCCCGCTGCGAAACGCGCCTTCAGGCGCTGCACAGCGGGTCGTTAGCTCAATCGGTAGAGCAGCTGACTTTTAATCAGCGGGTTGTAGGTTCAAGTCCTACACGACCCACCACAGAAACCCCGTCCAGTACGGGGTTTTCTCTTTGCCCTTAACCCGCTGTCATGGCCCGGCATGCCCGGCGTGGCCCAAACGCGGCCCATTCAGTTTTCAGGGGGCACCTGCAGGGGCCAGAGTGTCCCGTCCCCCAGTCTGCCCCAACCGACCCCTTGTGGGGACACAGCGTAAACACCCGAAAAATATAATTACTTCTCTATACCCCTAAGTCAGTGGGGGCATTGGGGACAGTTCGCTAAAAACAGGGCTTAAATGCCGTGCAGAACAGCATAAATCACTGTCCCCAGGGGCCTGAGGCCGCGGGGACATTCAAAATTGACCTCAAAGAGAAACACCGTCTAGAACGCTATTTCTATCTGCCCTCAAAGTGTCCCCGGACTGTCCCCAGGTGGGGACACGGCTATTGACCCATAAGCTGTGAAACAAGCAGTCTAAAAGTTTAGACGAACTGTACAGGGCGTTTTCGTAACAGGGCCTTTTCCATGGGTCGGGCCATGCTCTGCCACACCTTTAAACAGATTGCCCTGAGCGCCACCAGGTTTGATAATGCACCACACAGCCGTAAAGTCCATGAGCCCCACACCCACTTCGACTTCTTTGTTACCGATGTACACCTCAAATGGCAGGGTCCGGTTATATGAGTTTCCTTCAGGCCCTGCTTTTCCGCTCCAGTGGGACTGATTTCCCCCTATCATGCCTAGCCGCCAGGCCCCTTTAGGCGTAGTGACAATCCAGTCTTCCCCGGAACTAGGGGTAATTGGCCATTTCCAATTCACACCACGGGGGGCGAGTTGAGCGCTGCAAGTTCCCTTCTTAATCGGCCTATTGGACTCGGGTGGATAGTACTCCAGTCTTCCTTTAAGCGCCCCAGTAGGCCCAGGCTTGAGCGAACACATCCACAAGTCACGCACCATAGGCTCCGACTCCGTCATCCTCAAGACGCGCTCGCCAGTCTCTTCATCAATAACAAAGCCACCAGAGAAAATCCCGCGCGGGTTCTGGATCCGAACCCGGGTGCCGCTATTTCCGATCGAGACCAGCCAGGACTCTCCCCGCATCTTGAACTGCCAGAATTGGCCAGTCTTTCCTACCGGGACTGGTTCACCAACTGAACTTTTGGCGCGTGTTGGAGAGAAGGTAACGGATGCGAAAAAAAGTAGTACACATAAGGGAATCCGAAAGAATAGTGAACTCACAATTCAATAATAAGCGAGGCTCAACTTGTATAGTCTCACAGCTACCCTTTTCGGCGTGGGCCAGCCTTCCGTGTCTTCCGGCGAAGGGGGACCGCACCTTTTACAGTCTCTTCTTCGCCGGTCTTCGTGACCCCTTCCTGCACCGCTGGCCCCGCGTCCCCCCTCAGGTCTGCCAGGCCGTACCCCAGGCCCCGCAACTTCTCCGGCAGGGCGTGGGCGTAAATGTTCAGGGTAGTAGACACCTGAGCGTGACCCAGCAGCGCCGCCACGCTCACCGGGTCATGGCCTCGCGATATGAGGTAGGTCCCTGTGCTGTGCCTCAGGGCGTGAGGGGACAGTAGCGGCACGCCGGCGACTTCACACGTACGGCGCATGATCTGCCGTAATGAGTCCTGTCGCATGGGCCGTCCATCCACAGAGGGGAAGACCGGAGCATGGTCTTTCAGTCCTTCCCCCTGGTAGCCTTCCGCCCGCGCTTCGATCTTCACTCTTCGCCGCATGTCTTCGATCAGGGCCAGCGCGTCCCCCCCCAGGTACACCCGGCGCACCCCTGCAGCGGTCTTAGGCCCTCCCGTGTAATACGTGCCTTCAAACTCGCTGCGGGTCTTCGAGACTTCCACGAAGTCCGCGCCTGTCTTGTCTTTCTGCACGTCCGCCCAGGTCAAGGCCAGGCATTCCCCAATCCGTAAGCCTGTCAGGGCCAGGAAGGCCAGCGGCAGCGCCCACCTGTCTTTCAGCGCCGCTTCGATAAAGCGCCCCAGCTCTTCCGGATCAAAGTACTTCACCTTCGCTGCCCTGACCGTCCCGCCCTTCGTGGGGGACAGGGGCCGGGCGTATGTTGCCGGGTTGTCTCTCAGCAGGCCATCCGCTATAGCCCGCTTGTACGCGCCGGACAGCAGAACGTGAATCTGTCTCTGTCCTGAGTAGCCCAGGGGGGGCCGCACGCCCTCACCGTCCGGCGTGGGTCGCTTCTCGCTCAGCCACTCGAAGTAAGCCCGTAAGCGCCGGGCGTCTATGCCTGCCGCTTTCAGGTGGGCAAGCTCCGGCAGGACGTGGCGCGTATACAGGGCGTCGTTATTCAGGGCTGTCCGTTGCGACCAGGTGGCCCCTTTCGCCCGCATGTACTCCGTGACCATCTCACCCACGGTCAGCGTGTCCGAGACGGGCCGCTTGCCTTCCTGCGCTTCTTTCTGCGCGGTGATAATGGCCCGCTGCGCTTCCGTCTTCGTCCTGGCCGTGCCGCTGCGCCTTTCCTTCGTGCCGTCCGGGTACTGCACCCGCACGCGCCACCGGATGCGGCCAGAGGGCAGCTCTTCCATGTTCCCGGCGTGCCAGCCCTGTCGCCCTTTCGCCCGGCCTTCGCCCTTCCCTGTCATAGCCCACAGGTTAGGGCCGCAAGAGGCAGCGGGCTACCGGAAAGCCCCGGCAGGTGGGCCGCCATTCCAGCGCATGAATGCGCCCGGTATGAGCACTGAAAAGCGTTAAGAGTTGAGGTCCGGCGACGAAGTCGAATGTGCTTACTAACCACCAAATGTGCCCCTGCTGATCGATAACTTGGTATCTCCCTGTCATCAAATAGAATTTGATCTATTTCGATGTGATCCCACTGACCAACGATGCACTCCGAAATACATTCTCGTGTAAAAAGAGTTATGGTTCTATCTTCCATATCATCGGTAAACATCAACGAAAACTCTGCGCCACTACTCGATAGCTGGGTTAAAGCATGGTATGTGTGTATAGGAAAAAATTTGCGACTCTTTTTCTTCAGACTGTCCTCAAGAGCATATAGGTTGAGGCCATTTCCTTTTTTAAGGTAAGAAACCTTAACAAGAAGCTTGAAGTGCCGCACCGGCTTCATAGGTCTCTCTCCCCCACCTGCACTTCTCGGCCCGTTTCCACCGTCAGGCGAAGGTCTAAGGCTTCGAGAATCGCGGCCCAGAGGGGAGGGACGCTTCCCCCACGCGGGCCACCATTTAACGCTCGGCTGATCTCCTGAGGTGTTTTTCCCAGAGCGCGGGCTAGATCAGCACGTGTCATGTGCTTCTCGTGTAACCGGGTGTCCACCTTCGCCCTCACTTCGTCATTCATGACGCCATCTTAACACATGTGGCTAATTAGCACATTAGGCTTGCAGTATAAGCCACATGTGCTAACATTTATCTCAGCAGACAGAGACGCT is a window of Deinococcus deserti VCD115 DNA encoding:
- a CDS encoding MBL fold metallo-hydrolase, with amino-acid sequence MELAVRTLYANIFLLSGPQGRLLVDAGALPYAPLFSQIMRDFQPDALLLTHAHVDHAGGAFVAARRGVRIFAHPLEHAQLTGEVHDLPYPAGRPWVGEIVSRLHPKLKASDVRSVFPGEIVCGWEVVGLPGHTAGQVGLLHNGVLIAADAVVGSPEGAHLPRAAYNADHVQAGKTLKTIAEMDLRCVLPAHGGLLTPEQIRARAQWDSGAGP
- a CDS encoding peroxidase-related enzyme, with amino-acid sequence MNRISWLEVPDEHSAPEGVRKLWGKAEANLGFVPNVFRAQALNGEQFLAWWNYFNLLVNKEGQLSNTDRELLAVVVSGMNRCVYCAVSHGAALREYSADPVLADTVAINWRHANLGARERAMCAYAEKLTRTPEAMTQEDLTPLRQAGLSDPQILELVQVVGMFNMTNRISSALGFAPNAEYHAQARPDSQS
- the ffh gene encoding signal recognition particle protein yields the protein MFEALGNKLQDILDRVGRESKLTEAQVKAAMREIRMALLEADVNFGVAKDFVARVSEKAVGQEVLGSLNAGQTVVKLVHDELIETLGGKAAQPELKSEGNVWFMVGLQGAGKTTSTGKLAAHYKSKGRRVLLVAADTQRPAARDQLEVLAKQVGVPVLKVNDGETPQETRRRLDEHLKTDFRDLVIVDTAGRLQIDEALMDQLANLQSELQPTETLLVVDAMTGQEALNVAQTFDQRVNLSGLVVTKMDGDARGGASLSARSVTGKPIYFAGTSEKLTGLEPFYPDRVAGRILGMGDVLGLIERAQQADLKAMEVKKPGDFDLEDLLTQLRQIRKMGPLGELMKLIPGMSRALPEGFNIDEKQIQRIDAMISSMTLKERQNPKIIDGRRRKRIAAGSGHTVQDINRLLKMHEQMKDMMKMLQRMSGPGAKGMKPPRTPGGPQAFKR
- a CDS encoding tyrosine-type recombinase/integrase, with translation MTGKGEGRAKGRQGWHAGNMEELPSGRIRWRVRVQYPDGTKERRSGTARTKTEAQRAIITAQKEAQEGKRPVSDTLTVGEMVTEYMRAKGATWSQRTALNNDALYTRHVLPELAHLKAAGIDARRLRAYFEWLSEKRPTPDGEGVRPPLGYSGQRQIHVLLSGAYKRAIADGLLRDNPATYARPLSPTKGGTVRAAKVKYFDPEELGRFIEAALKDRWALPLAFLALTGLRIGECLALTWADVQKDKTGADFVEVSKTRSEFEGTYYTGGPKTAAGVRRVYLGGDALALIEDMRRRVKIEARAEGYQGEGLKDHAPVFPSVDGRPMRQDSLRQIMRRTCEVAGVPLLSPHALRHSTGTYLISRGHDPVSVAALLGHAQVSTTLNIYAHALPEKLRGLGYGLADLRGDAGPAVQEGVTKTGEEETVKGAVPLRRKTRKAGPRRKG
- a CDS encoding helix-turn-helix domain-containing protein, with the protein product MNDEVRAKVDTRLHEKHMTRADLARALGKTPQEISRALNGGPRGGSVPPLWAAILEALDLRLTVETGREVQVGERDL